A genome region from Pyrenophora tritici-repentis strain M4 chromosome 9, whole genome shotgun sequence includes the following:
- a CDS encoding NADH-ubiquinone oxidoreductase a subunit has translation MSSQDAAVRHQAVVPDKIPTGEYPLIDNDPHFTRVMRYTRPSDWAQGAALGALSPGLMLYWEKVSPSMVGKGGFAPIMRLSGAIGLSGCFIFAYSRSCMRFYGARENRREVEMDMREMVDKVKKGESLYGTTEMTEYMQGVAHRNSRYAATFSHVLAWPNFVNHPYHGVDTAKYYRQAELELEQERVAREGR, from the exons ATGTCTTCGCAGGACGCCGCAGTCAGGCACCAGGCGGTTGTGCCGGACAAGATTCCCACTGGAGAGTATCCC CTCATCGACAATGACCC ACACTTCACCCGAGTGATGCGGTACACCCGCCCCTCTGACTGGGCCCAGGGTGCCGCCCTTGGAGCCTTGAGCCCTGGACTGATGCTCTACTGGGAGAAGGTTTCGCCCTCCATGGTTGGCAAGGGCGGCTTCGCACCCATTATGCGACTCAGCGGCGCTATTGGACTTTCTGGGTGCTTCATATTCGCCTACTCTCGATCATGCA TGCGATTCTACGGCGCCCGCGAGAACCGTCGCGAGGTCGAGATGGACATGCGCGAAATGGTCGACAAGGTCAAGAAGGGGGAGTCCCTGTACGGAACCACTGAGATGACCGAGTACATGCAGGGAGTTGCGCACAGAAACTCACGCTATGCTGCTACATTCTCACATGTCCTCGCATGGCCAAACTTCGTAAACCATCCGTACCATGGAGTCGACACTGCCAAGTACTACCGACAGGCTGAATTGGAGCTCGAGCAGGAGAGAGTTGCTAGGGAGGGTCGGTAG
- a CDS encoding TauD, Probable taurine catabolism dioxygenase, with amino-acid sequence MRKDMRVYCSGDNWKKARGSLTDELTHISEGPLKGPYGTNTNHVNRVPFSETVTNFQNASVKVSEGKTRVTGRVVPNIWLRDNCQCDKCKHSATKQRLIDTFSIPEDISIKSHIWVEDDMIVKIEWSDGHWSTYSRDFLHRATAHPASKALVSRGLRNVVLWDSTIGKRPPMINYDDMDRRIRPFTNLLREYGFCYVDDTPYRDPYMTKELLEKIAFIRQTHYGGFYDFTSDLASKDTAYTNIALEAHTDTTYFSDPAGLQAFHLLSHTDGEGGASLLVDGFKVAAELLETDPEAYKILSTVKVHAHASGNEGISIQPYRSFPVLEHDPTIGDLVRVRWNSSDRAWIDLPIEQVETWYRAARKFDALLKKKENEYWEQLRPGRVLIFDNWRVLHGRSSFTGKRRICGAYINRDDWISKYREASGAEMMAC; translated from the coding sequence ATGCGCAAGGATATGCGAGTTTATTGCTCGGGCGACAACTGGAAAAAGGCTAGAGGATCATTAACAGATGAATTGACCCATATCTCCGAGGGACCATTGAAGGGCCCGTATGGAACTAACACAAACCACGTTAACAGAGTGCCCTTTAGCGAGACTGTTACCAACTTCCAGAACGCCAGCGTCAAAGTATCAGAAGGAAAGACGAGGGTGACGGGCAGAGTAGTACCGAATATCTGGCTCCGGGATAACTGCCAGTGCGATAAGTGTAAGCATAGTGCTACTAAACAACGGCTCATCGATACATTCTCCATCCCAGAGGATATCTCGATCAAGTCGCATATTTGGGTGGAAGACGACATGATAGTCAAGATTGAATGGAGTGACGGGCACTGGAGTACATATTCGCGTGACTTCCTGCACCGGGCGACTGCACATCCAGCGTCAAAGGCTCTCGTTAGCCGTGGTCTACGCAACGTCGTTCTCTGGGACTCGACAATTGGAAAAAGACCCCCCATGATCAATTACGACGACATGGACAGGAGAATCAGACCTTTTACCAATTTATTGCGCGAGTACGGATTCTGCTATGTCGATGATACGCCTTATCGAGACCCCTACATGACGAAGGAGTTACTGGAGAAGATTGCGTTTATACGCCAGACTCATTACGGCGGCTTCTATGACTTTACGTCCGACTTGGCGAGCAAGGACACTGCATATACCAACATTGCTCTTGAAGCACATACGGATACCACGTACTTTTCCGATCCCGCAGGCTTGCAAGCTTTCCACTTGCTCTCACACACGGATGGTGAAGGTGGCGCCAGCCTGCTTGTCGACGGTTTCAAAGTGGCCGCTGAGCTCCTTGAAACCGACCCGGAAGCATACAAAATTCTCTCCACGGTAAAAGTTCATGCACACGCTTCCGGGAATGAGGGGATATCTATTCAACCCTACCGCAGCTTTCCGGTGCTCGAACATGACCCGACAATTGGCGATCTCGTCCGCGTACGATGGAACTCTTCAGACCGTGCCTGGATTGATCTCCCGATAGAGCAAGTCGAGACGTGGTATCGCGCTGCGCGCAAGTTCGATGCGCTCCTCAAGAAAAAAGAGAATGAGTATTGGGAGCAACTCAGGCCGGGGAGGGTGTTGATCTTCGATAATTGGAGGGTGTTGCATGGACGAAGTAGCTTCACGGGAAAGAGGAGGATCTGCGGCGCTTACATCAACAGGGACGACTGGATTAGCAAGTACAGAGAGGCGAGTGGGGCTGAAATGATGGCCTGTTAG